In the genome of Dama dama isolate Ldn47 chromosome 33, ASM3311817v1, whole genome shotgun sequence, the window ATACTTTCAGTAAATAAATTTTATGGTATACAAATTATAGCTTGATAAAGCTGGGAAAAAACCCAGCGAAGACTAGGGGGTAGGGATGAATGTCATCATACTGATAACTGGTGAAGCTGGGTGGTGGGGGGTCTATTGTACTACTCTTTACACAAATGAGTATCTGTATTTAGACGATATTGTTGACCTTAACTGCATCTTGATGGGTTGTTTTAAGTCCATTCCAGAACAAAGTGGAATATGAGCAGATCTGGagtacaaatattaaaaaaaagagctcAAGAATAAAAGGATACTAAGAAAATGAAACCATGACAGTATTTTATACACTTATTCAACACTGATTGAGTATATAATATACTCTTGGTATgatgaagatatttaaaaaaaggaaagggaaaaataaactatGTCAACACACCATGTTAAAAACTGTATCATGTGACCAAGCAATTCTAATTTCTGGGTATATAATCAAGAAAAACGAAAACATATGTCTAtgcaaaaacttgtacataaatgttcatagccGCCTTATTcaataatagccaaaaagtagaaaccacccaaatgtccatcaacaaaatgtggcatacccatgcaatggaacattatttaaacataaaaagataaaagtattAACATATGCTATGACATCAATGAACTTGGAAAACAAAACACTATTCAAGGTAAAAGAAGCCACAGAGAAAGGTCACAGACAACCAcacatattttatgaaatatttagacTAGAAAGAGAAAGTAGATTAATAATTGCCTAGGCCTTGGGGGACCGGGGAAAAAAGTGACTGGGTGCAGGGTTTCTTTTGGGGTAATGAAATGTTCTAAACTGAGGTGATGGTTGCAAAACTCTGCAAATATACTCAAAACCCCACTTAACTGTACACTTTGAAATGGGTAAACTATATgctatgtgaattacatctcaataaagttggaaaaaacctaaaacacacaaaaatggagTATAGTAGGTAGAACAAGGagtacagaaaaagagacaggcaCACATCCCCTGAGCAAGACTGAGCCCCTAAGAAAGGAATGGTAAACTGCTCACTTTTGTCTCCCCAGGGTACACTACCTAGGGGATATGCAAACATCTGTTGAGTAAATAGAGCAATTAAACACAATTTAAAGGTAGAACACAGAGAAGTCCGAAGTCTAAAACTGGCTGAGAAGAGGCTTAAATGCATGTGATAATTTAGTACCTACCAGCTTTCACAGACAGGGCCTGTCAATGCAGAGcacatttataattttcaaagtacactggaattaatttttaaaattctaaagctTGGGACAAAAAAGAATATCATGTAAAACAAAGCAGACTGAAAACAGACATCTATTTTCTGCATACCTGTACTGAGAACATTACTGACAGCTGGTGGAGTTGAACTAATAGAAAGTCCAGACAGACTCTGTTCAATTTCTGTAGTTCCTGGTGGTGACAAAGACGGGGGATTAACTGAGGACAGCTGGACCTtccaaaaaacagaaagaaaaaaggaaaattactcaAGCTTACTCAAAATATACATATTGGCTCTCACTGGTCCTACAGATACTTTTTCGATCATGTACAAACTGTCAAAAGTTTTCGCCTGGCACTTAGGCTTTCAGATACTCCTTCCTAATTTTGATAGGTGCCAAGGATGTCACGCTGTAGACATCTCTCCATCCTGTCACTTCTGGTCTCTTACCACATGGCATGTAGCCCGTCACACACACTGTTCTAGCCACTTCGACACCAGGagattctttcttctccttcctagCCAGCCAAAAATGATTATACTCAACCGTTAAAACAccacttctttcctcttctccgaTTTCTCAgccagatttttgtttttaattttcattgttcATGGAAGAAGTCAGCTGAAGTCTTAATACCATGAAAGATTCCTTAGAAATTTCTTATGCTGTCTAACGTCACGAGTCCCCCTTATCTTTTCTCATCAGTGAATGAATGTGGGAACTAGATCTCTACCTTTGGGAGCATAGGGTAGGGGTGTGAATGAATCTGTATGGACTCTACAAATGGGTGGATGGGTGCTTTTCAGATTTCACCCCTGAATCCTCCATCTTCCTCCAGCTCCAGTGTCCTCTGGCACTTTTCAACATGACCTGTATTATGGCCCTTCTCCCCAGCTGCCATTTCCCCATCTGGTTTTCTCAGACTGCCCATTGAGCCTTACAGGGGCAGAGAGCACTGACTGGGCCAGCATATATGATAGTAGGAGTCTGAATATATAACGACACTGGCTCTGGCCATGAGTCAATGATAGGTGGGGTGAGGAGAGGTTACACATTCCCAcagctcttcttcacttcctcTAGAATTAGGGATTGCCAAACCATAAACCATAAAATGACAGCAGCCCTTTCTTTACAACTGCAGCATTTTCTTTCTgattgtttggtttttatttacTCATGCAGGCAAAAGTTAACTGTCCTATAAGGCCTGcacaggaaacattttaaaagcccCTAAGCCTGTGCAAATACCTCTCGTACTCCTCAAACAGCCTTACGTTGATCATGTAATTGTTCCTGCACCCCTAGCTCTCCTTGCTTTCTCAATCAAGTTTCTTGAAATCGTAAGCACCATCTGTCATCACCTTTTCCCGCACCAGTCACCCTCTCTCTCCAGTAAGTTGGTATCTGCATCCCTGCTCCAGCCAGGACATGTTTTTTCACTCCTCTCACCTGACTTCTCCGTAGATCCTCACATAGCTGCCTGCGCCTGCTTTCCTGAtgctctcctttctccctttgGGCTTCTCCTGACCATCCTCTGCTAACTCTCCTGTCTCTGCCTGTCCATTTAAATGCTATGAACAGTCAAGATTCCAGCCTTGTTCCTCTAACCCACCCAAGCCcaacccatttttctttttcccctaaatCAATGTCCATTGGGTAAATTACCCTCCCTATGTTGATGATTCCCAAATCTGTATCTCTAGCCCTGCCCTCTTTCTTGAAATCTAGAACCGAAGGATACCCATCCAGGTATCCTACAAGAACTTCAAATCCTACTCGTCAGTATTTAACTCATCTGCCCAGTTTCAGTAAGTGCTATCACCACACACATCAACTAATCTGGGTGGAAAGTTATGACATAAACAGGCAGTAAAGTTACCTTACCTCCGTAAACCCATCTTTAAGAGGAGTAATCGGTGTACCGGTCATCTGTCCTGGAAgagaaattttctttccttcttcaaatGGGCGTGTAGGTATTCGATGCAAATAACCATATCCAATGCCACATCCTAggctgagaaaataattttttcttaaagttattGTTGTCAATCACAGCTTATGTTTGTTTGAGGTTTTGAAACAGAACAACACATCTCCATTCTTTTAAATGCTGTCTCTTATCAGAGATCTTGTCTGACCACTCTTTATGAAAAGCACGCTTCCCTCTACCACAGACACTAACTTTACTCTCCTTTATTTCCCTTTAAGTATTTATCTCCATCCAACAcactgtatatttattttctgtctcccccAGTAAGATGTTAAGGGGGCAGAGACCTTGTTATGTTTACTGCCTTAATGGTTCCTGGAACATGGTAGACACTTAATgattatttgctgaatgaatgacatATAGTCTTTCTGCTCAAGAGTTCCAAGCACTTTTGCATGCTAATGATATTCACACATCCCATAGGTCTACCTCAGAACCAACACATATCAATCCAAATTAATCCCGATTTCTCCTAATTCATCATCCTAATGCCGCCAGTGACATTTTTCTAACTAGATACAGTCATGATGCTTCTTTCCAGTCTGCTGACCTCCCACATTCttgtttcccttttccctttagaGAACTACTCCTCAGGCTCTGTGTGCAATGCTGGTGGGACTGTCGTCAATCGGGGGGCCCGTCCTGCCCCAAATCAGGCGTGTCTCATGACCAGAGCCAGGCCAATTTACCCATCTTGCTCAGGACTACGGATGAAACTGCCAATTAGTTCTTCCTTTCTAAGTCCCTATTTAAGACTTTTCACAACCAGGTTTCAACTTATGTTTCCATCATAATTGCTTATACTTTCCAAAGTACTTGTACCTTCTGAGTAGGACATGTACAGATACCTCTGTGCCTATCCCGTTAAGGCATCTATTATTTCCATGgctactaccaccaccaccaaaagctGAGAGAGAAAGCAGTTTCTTATCTGAATCTGATTCCATAACAGTGCTTCACATTACAAAATTACTTGTTCCCTCACTTTTCCTCCCTTATACCATCAAGCTGCAATTTTTACTCAACTGGATCTCAGATTTAGAAGAAAGAGAGATGAAATATACTGATCAATAAAAGCCTTTCAGAGGCAGCTGCatttaaaaacattcaaaatacatttaaaatttacttattaatCAAAAGAACTAAGTGGTGGTAGAGAAGGCACTTGAGGCAAGAGAGAGGCCCTCCAAAAATTTAAAGACGGCCCAAGAATGAAGCTAAGAAAAATTTTCTGCTGTAGTGAATGCAATATGGTCAGCCTCTGAGGAAGGAATGAAAACCATAGGCACACATATACCAAATGGGGGCAGACTCAAGAAGGTGGTGTGTATGGGCCTGTCTAAAGCAACAGCTGATCAACAGCACAAAACCATGTCAAAAGGAAAAATGTCTtccacagaaaaagagaaactgcTAGTCTAGAAAAGAAGGGTGCCAAGAACAAGCATGTAACAGTATTTAGTCAgcataattaaaaagaaacaaactagtAATGTTCTTTGTTGTTGAACTTCATCTAGAATCTCTTCCTTAGACCATGATTTCATGCACACCAAGCAAGGAGGAGGTAGTAATGGGATCTAAGAATTCTTCTAACTGGAGAGGAAGCATTTTTCTATTGTAAGCTGAAAATCCACAATTCTAATGCATACAGAAGTTTATTTGCAAATTTAGTTTATATGAGACAGTCCCTCTAGAATGAAATCAATTTTGAATACCTTGAGAAGATAACCTTTCTGACAAACCTGGACATTGAAAAACCATTACTTGATCAAGTACGGCTGCCAGACAAGCCAGATTCTCTGTCCCATTTTCTTAAATTACAGTAAGTCAGCATTCTGGTGGCAGCATACATCCAGCTGGAGAATCTCGGGTTGTGTGGGTTAGGGTATTGTGGGCAAACAGAGGCCTTCTCTGTTTGCATCAACTAAGGTCATCCTTTACCTGGCAAGTActagaacttttaaaaacattggCAGAAGTTTCCAAATCCAAGCCTTTCTTATAAATCGAGCTTATGCTCAACAACTCCTCAAATTTAAAAAGGTTCTTAGAACTTtcgaaataatgaaaaatttatacAATTTAAACAATAAAAGACCTACAGATATAATATTAAGTAGGAATGCTGTGCTTTGATTTTTTGAAATTAGGAAACTGATTTGAAGAAAAGACCCAGAAAACTGATTTTATAAAGTTTGGTTTTCTGTTTGGCTTGACCCTCTTTCTAAACTCCTTTTTATTGTTGCAATTTTGCCTAACTTTTGGTCAAAATTggtctgttcatttctgaaagcCAACAGTTTCCTCCAAGTGCTAAGAAATTCccccagcaactagagaaagttacACTGTATTGTCCCACTGCTGAGGAGAGAATtgggaaaataaaactgaaaactattttactaaaataacaaaacaaaaaagttagtTTGTGCTtagatgagttaaaaaaaaaaaaaaggactagagTTTGTGTACCATGTTCACTaaattgtgctttaaaaaaatgaattattggATTCAACATTCTAGGTTGGCTCTTTGCCTTTTTCGAGAAGTTTTACTATAAACCAATAacttgtttcaaaataaaaacaatgcttACAACAGATCTGACTGGTAAATTTAAGCAGTTGTAACTTAGTGTAAAAAAAGcgaccttacctgccttctcCACCCCATGCAGAATTTGGTGTAATAATCACTTCTCGACAGTTATCAGTGTCTGTATTATACACATAAAGTTTCAATGGTTTTGCTTCATGTGTTTCAATAAGGCTGAATAGATCTTCAGACTGCAAAAGCATTAtaggagaaaaatgtttttatgttaCTGAACTTCTGAATAGTAAGTCTCAAATAGTAGATATCAAACCTAGTTAatacctaaaacaaacaaacaaaaaacacacctgaaagaacaacaacaacaaaacacacacagaaaccagATCCTGGGCCTGCCCCTAGGCATAAACAGCATTTCTTAAATCAGTATTATTAAAACTGACCTATACAGCAAGGCCTCACGTTCAGTTCTGTAAGACCCAGTCAGCAATTGAGTAAAAGTTTTCTACACCCAAATTCAACAAATTGTGCTTTCTTCCTATTACTAAGAGCTGGTTATCTGGGCACctttttttcctgtcatttgtAATTGAGTAATACATATTTCCACTAGCTAACAAACAAGGAAAAGGATCCAACTAAGATAGGTAAGCCAATTTTGCTAccttagaaaaagagaaaatgaaatcaataatCATAGTGAGGATTTGATTTAATCTTGAGGTACAAGAGACATCTTCCATATTTTTGCTTATCACCCTGGACATTAGCTATATTGATTAGCAAAGACCTAAATTTCAACTCTGAATGTAAAGTATGCAAATATACTTGAATTTAAACATTAGtgagaaaatgttaaattatttttagtattaatAAACAAATTACCTCATTCATGACTGTATCTGCTCCAATGATATAATCACTGTGAGGTCTAAGACCAGCCAGTGCTGCAGGAGAATTTGATTCCACTTCCTAGGATGATACAATCaaactgttgttattgtttagtcactaggtcctgtctgactcttttatgaccctttggactgtagctggacaggctcctttgtccatgagatttgctAGGCatagatactggagtgggttgccatttcctcttccaggggatctgcctgacccagggactgaaccgatgtctctggcattggcaggagggtcctttattgctgagccaccagcggaGCATCCCCAttaaattactatatataaaataatcttcCAAACTGTATAGTTCAGTCATTATAGTAATTTAAACTCTCTTATATTTGTCTTGTTAGAGACCATGTCGGATCAGAAGCTATAGGATACACCTATTTAAATATcccaaacataaaaaaaaaagaccaacaatatttttataaatatttaaaatatttctgcagCTATTTGCTTTAATTTAACTTCTTCTAATGGATAAATCATTAGAAAAAATGTTTAGGCATCACATTTGTTTTTCCTCCtcaagctgtttttcttttttattaatacatattttaaaagcaatttttgaTTTTCAGAAACTAAAAGTagcctaataataataatagccctACAGTCTCCCAAATTGGAAACCACCACTATTAAAACACCTTTCTACACTGTTTCTTAAACTGCAAGTAACAGTTCACAGTTGATACCTACCAACACATGCCAAACGTTTTCATTTGCTCCATCAAAGCTGCAGAAACGAATGCTGACTCCCAACAAGCCCTGTCCACCCCACATGTTACTTGGTGTAACTGAGGTCTCTCGAAGCTCCAGTGTTTTACTACTGTAGATAAGCATCTTCACAGGTTTTTCAACATTTGCTTTCAGTAGATCCTTAAGAGTATCATTGTCTTTATTCTGTAAACATagaaatttttcttaataaataaaataaaaatctaatgtTAATTAGCTTAAGCATCCTATGACCCTATTGGAGTAATATTAATAACTAACATAAATAAAACATTCAATAAGCGGAGATTTCATTAACACTCAATATTCTTCAAAGTAAAAGAATGTCAAGAAATTAGGAACTTATGTTAGTGTAACCGAGTAGGATTCTACAGGACCTTCTGGGGACAGGCCTTTCCCTACATCCTCTGCTGTAGCTCCTCTCTCAAGTACCCAAATTATAGTATCTCATGAATATTTCCTAAGTTTTTCAGATGCCAGAAACTACCACCAAAAGCAAGAAATAACTACTTGAAGATTATAAGCAGGTAGCCACAGACCTTCTGATGCCTAAGGACTGACCACCACCAACCAACCACCAACCAATCGGGGAACTGTGcatgagctgatcacataccCTGGGATATTCCTCCCTCACCTTGACttcaaaaatgctttgctgaaacccttcaggGAGTCTGGGTTTTTCTGAACATGAACCACCAGTTTTCCTTGCTTGTCCTggaataaacctttctctgctatAAACTCTAACATTTCGGTAttatttggcctcactgtgcgtCAGGCACACAAACTTGTGTTCAGTAACATTAGCAACAGCTTCTGACTTTTTTCTAATAGCCAGCTATGGAATCATGGAATTTGCAACCCACCATTATTTGAAATGATCCAGGGCTTCAATGATAAAAAACTCTAATTATTCCACAAGAAGACATGCTGCTAACAGAGTTGGCGTGActgattttaaaatctaaaacacTGCTGGAGTTAAAGTTTAATTTTGGACTTTACTCCTCATATATACACTTAGTACAAACTGGTAGGAAATAGTatgttaaatatttcattatgtaaATGAATAAAGGCCATTATATAAGACATGTCAGTAAGTAATGAACAAAAACTTAGACTGTTgtgaaaaaataaaccaaatagcCATTGTCATAAGAATTTACTGAAATTATAATACAGTTTCCTTCCTATTGCACTTTACTACATGTAAACTAGAAGCAACTTTTGAAAAGTGGTTTTAATTCTGCACTTTTGGAACACATCTCTGTCTAGATTTATAACACTATTTCTATATCAGGGAACTGAGTGACAAGAAAATTGACAAGTTATTTGAGAATGAGTCATTACTAAATCATTTGTCAATAACCTATAAAAGtctgacattttttgaaaaagcAACAAAATCACATCTTtctgcttaaaaaataaataaatatttaatgtacaAAGTAGAAGTCTCCAGTGTCTTTCTTCCTCCCGCTCATCACTGGAGTGTGAGGTGTAGTATTCTAtcaatatatttgacattctcaTGTTTACTAACACATGGTTATTTTATTGGTATCATACTCTATATGTAATGTTTGTAACTAATGAATAAATCAATATCCATCTCAGATAATCTGAAAATCTCTattttcaaaagatgacaaaatatCATAGGTGAAACTACAAAAAGCTGAACTTACTAATCTTGAACCATTAATAGAAACAATAAAATCAAAGAATGGCTCCAGTCCAGCTCTATGTCCTGGGGAATTTTCTTGTACctgtgaaaacaaaaatgaaaaatgcaaagctTAATTATgaattaaaagttaaattttaatatCTACCACTTCAGTAAAAACAGATTAATCTCATTTATGAGAAAACACAGGTACTCActagttttctcatttctcttatcTTCCAGATAATGCCCCTGCAGCTCCCTAAATTCTACGCATTCTTTAAATTCATCTCATATATGAGGTTTTCCCTCTGGTTCTATTTCACACTGCTTTCCACTTTTTAGGGGGTGGGAGGAAACAATCCTCCCAGCATTTAGCACATGACATAACAGACAGTTAATCATTACAACTAAGTGGCaaattcaaattaatttattCTATTTATCCCATGACTACTACTAGCAAGGTACCATTTGGTTACAAAACTAATGTAGGAACACAGCTGCTGTTATCAAAACATTATAATCTGCTGAGTAACAGGCAAGAAGAAGGGGAGACGGAGGACACACAGACCTCTAATAACTGTAATACAAAAGCAAACAGGTTGAGAGTTACAGGCACAAAGTTTTAAGGGTGAGATTAAAATCTGAGTGAAGAAGtttcctagaaaaataaaatgagttgtGCTTTAAAAGGAGGGTAGAACTAAGGAAGGCTAAGGGGGATGAGAAAAAACATCTGAAAGTTGAAAGAATAATATGAGTAAAAACCCAGAAGTATGAAAAACGAGGATAATGTCCCTAACTAGAGACAACAAGATGGTAGAGAACAGAAATAAACTATGTGCAACATTTTGTATGAATCAGCAGTTTTCAGGCTTTCATCAGATTCTTAAAGGGTGTCTCCATGACCCAAATAAAGTGTTAAAATAACGGATTTTTGCAATTCTtttattttacaggtgaagaatcCATTTTATAACTTGCCTATGATCTCAAAGTGGGGAAATGGTAGGGATGAAACTCAAAAGTATATCTTATTAACCATTAGTCCGGTGAGAAGGATGGAAAGGAAGAATGCAGCTAGACTTACAGAGGGTTTTATTTGGAAGATTAAGATTCACCTAGCTTCTCGACAACTCAAATGTTTAGCATCTCAAATTTCAAATGCattaaaataaactattaaacTTCCTAAATTTGCAATAACACAAATATCAGTAGCTAGTAATGGCAATGAAATGACAAAAGAGCAAAAAgttaatagaaaaaatttttctATTATCCTCTAAGTATTTTCAGAGGATAAATAAAATAGcctctaaaatattttcataatgttTTAAGGAATTTTTATTCTGCTTGATGTTACTAAATACTGTCAAAATTATCCCATGAAGAGTTTGCACTATATTTGTAGGTTGATCCTCTGTAATAGTCCAAACAGTTTTAATAATCAATTCTGAGGCTAATGCAAATAAAAGATCCACATCCATCCACATACAAATCTGCAGCTATTCACACAGTAACAAATCATTTGAATACTTTCAAAACAGAACCCAAGTTGTTCCCAGAATACGTCCTTCTAATATCAGACTTCACAAATGAGACTTAATCTTGAACTGATGATACATTCATTATTTTTGGGTTAATGCTaccttttattcatttaaagcCAAATTATACTATTATTGCCTCCAAAGAAGTAAAAACTAGATTTTCTTCATTTGTCACAGTAAGGAATAGTTTTTTATAAAAATGGCTCAATGTTTAACTTACTAAAACTGATTTTGCTTTATGTAAAATTTCCTGCAAATGTGGGACTAAAACCATTTTTGTAAATTAAACAAGTTAAATATCAAAGGGACTTATTATTTAAAAGTGTTGGTTCTAATAATCAGTACATACCTGCTTATTTTCTTTATACTCTTTTCCTAAATGGggcatattttatattctatatattatCAAGCAAAATGTCTAGAACCCAAAATGGCACACAGATTTCTCCTTAAATGGCAACTCAAAAAGGAAAAGGGTAGCTGCCTAGAGCTACAATAAGAACAGAGAAGTTGAGTCATAGCTAGCTGGCAAAAGGTCATGATCCTCTAGGTGTAAAATGCCTGTCTGTTAGGTTCCTATCAATTAGGTGTGAAATGCCTGAGGTGTGAAAAGAAGATAGCTACTGCAGACCTTAGAAGCCCCCTTGGAGAGGAATTTCTCACGTAACAGGGTCCACAACTAATCAAATAATTCTCTGATTCAGAATGTTCCCAaattaccactttttttttttaagaaaccaaaTAGTCGATTGATCAATTTCAGACTTCTCCGATGAGGCTGCCAACAGTTTACCTTTACGAATACCTTTGTAATGTCATCAGCCTAGAAAGGTGATCCCACACACTGATTCTTATCATGCCACCCTCCAAGTATCAAGTTTTACCACTATCTGTTTGAAATGGAAAGTCTCCAATACCATTAGGATTATTCTTCCCCAGAACTCAAAAGATTCAATAGCTAAATTTTGATTCTAATATAAATAAACCAAGATAAtcctttctctatttttcattctcatctgCGACAAACATCAACCTGTTTCTAATGGACCTTGAAATTAATTTCTTTCCTAAATTTATTTACATTGTTAGTACCAGTACAACTCTGGCAACCAGGTATCTTACTTAACTATGGCTAGGAAGCCAGCAGAGGGGGCCCTAGAGAATGCTCTCTTTGACCCTAATTCTTTAAAACAGAACTTCCTACATTTTACAGCATGGAAAATAAACTCTACAACAACGCAAATTAAATATCCACACAGGCAAGTTTCTCTGGCAATATTATCCACTGATGAGAATCTCTCAGGCATCTAGTATCTCAAGCATCAGATTATCACTCCACTACCTTGTCCCGTATGAGAGATCTCTTGACTGTTGATTCATTGCCAGCTTCCTGAACcatcttaattaaaaaagaaaaaagaaaagaaaaaatacatatacctgGCCTCATGGGCTACTTATTATTGGGCCAAATATCATGGAAGTTTAAGATGGATAAATTAAATTTGAAAGTTTAATAATTAAGATTTTACATGATTTTGAAAAAATGtacaatgaaaagataaaagagtTTTAGAGCAAAACCCTCTTGATTTTGAGTCATGGTTTGCCTACTTATTAGTTTTTTGAGCTGTGAAAAGTTTATCTTCCTgggtctcaattttctcatttgcaagGAAGAGATAACACCATCTACTTTAGAAGACTACCACAGAGATTGAATGAGTTTAACTTCATGAAATGCCTGGTGAAGTCTCTGGCATATGGTAAGAGTCATACAAATCTTAAGTTCAACTTCCTAATTCCACAAACCACCACCTGAGGGCAAATTTTTATAAGCTATTAATTCCTGGA includes:
- the GORASP2 gene encoding Golgi reassembly-stacking protein 2; translation: MGSSQSVEIPGGGTEGYHVLRVQENSPGHRAGLEPFFDFIVSINGSRLNKDNDTLKDLLKANVEKPVKMLIYSSKTLELRETSVTPSNMWGGQGLLGVSIRFCSFDGANENVWHVLEVESNSPAALAGLRPHSDYIIGADTVMNESEDLFSLIETHEAKPLKLYVYNTDTDNCREVIITPNSAWGGEGSLGCGIGYGYLHRIPTRPFEEGKKISLPGQMTGTPITPLKDGFTEVQLSSVNPPSLSPPGTTEIEQSLSGLSISSTPPAVSNVLSTGVPTVPLLPPQVNQSLTSVPPMNPTTTLPGLMPLPAGLPSLPVLPNLNLPAPPVMPAVSLPELVNPGLPPLPSLPPRNLPGLAPLSMPSEFLPSFPLVPEVSPAAGSAELLSSVPPAGSPPSDPILTTARADAASALTVDVTPPTPKAPATVEDRVSDSAPASEKPISAVTVTDAFASESP